From Aspergillus luchuensis IFO 4308 DNA, chromosome 2, nearly complete sequence:
GCCGACCTTCACATTGCCGTCGCCAACTCTCCGTCGCTCGACTGGATCGTAGGCCGGAATGTGGAGCATCTCGTGATCTTTATTACAAATTTTTAGCTTCATCGTCCCATTCCGCAGATTGTCCAAGCACCGTTGGTCAAACTTGATGTAATCACACTCCTTGCAAAGGTAGAAGTTGTCTGCGTACGTCCAGTAGATGCCACAGGCCCCATCGCAAA
This genomic window contains:
- a CDS encoding uncharacterized protein (COG:S;~EggNog:ENOG410PS4H): MSDTTDRKLEGPLRDICDGACGIYWTYADNFYLCKECDYIKFDQRCLDNLRNGTMKLKICNKDHEMLHIPAYDPVERRRVGDGNVKVGEEILSVNEWLQRIRKGWGIQSAEEFRKI